A single window of Bordetella genomosp. 11 DNA harbors:
- a CDS encoding DUF4148 domain-containing protein yields MKIKTIATALILSFAAIGAAQAQTPRGDSDNQPFQGTYGQDQASASRSQVLADLAQARAAGLTGNSDPDNAPFVAQQDSGVTRAQVAAGVDHRSSATDIAFGDIDNQPFQGA; encoded by the coding sequence ATGAAGATCAAGACTATTGCTACCGCGTTGATTCTCTCGTTTGCCGCCATCGGTGCCGCTCAGGCCCAGACCCCGCGCGGCGACTCGGACAACCAGCCCTTCCAGGGCACCTACGGACAGGACCAGGCCAGCGCGAGCCGCAGCCAGGTGCTGGCTGACCTGGCGCAAGCCCGCGCCGCCGGCCTGACCGGCAACAGCGACCCCGACAACGCGCCTTTCGTCGCCCAGCAAGACAGCGGCGTGACCCGCGCGCAAGTCGCCGCCGGCGTGGATCACCGTAGTAGCGCCACGGATATCGCCTTCGGCGACATCGATAACCAGCCCTTCCAAGGCGCCTGA
- a CDS encoding TatD family hydrolase, which yields MLIDTHCHLDAQEFDHDRNQVIAQAAEAGVRAVVIPAIGRANFQTVRDLAHAMPGGAYALGIHPLYVGAAWDDDLAFLRHAVEAAMDDPRFVAIGEIGLDFFVKDIASGDPRDKQERFYAAQLDLAVEFGLPVLLHVRRSQDIVLKHLRRHPNLRGGIAHAFNGSEQQAQGFIDQGFALGIGGAMTFPRALQIRRHAQHLGLEHLVLETDAPDIPPAWLHEPDRRNTPGQVAGVAQALAELRGTNAAAVAAGTAATALRVLPRLVPVVG from the coding sequence ATGCTGATCGATACCCACTGCCATCTCGACGCCCAGGAATTCGACCACGATCGTAACCAGGTAATCGCCCAGGCCGCCGAGGCCGGCGTGCGTGCCGTGGTGATCCCCGCGATCGGGCGCGCCAACTTCCAGACCGTGCGCGATCTGGCGCATGCGATGCCGGGAGGCGCCTATGCGCTGGGCATCCATCCCTTGTACGTGGGCGCCGCCTGGGATGACGATCTTGCCTTCCTGCGGCATGCCGTCGAGGCGGCGATGGACGATCCGCGCTTCGTGGCCATCGGCGAAATCGGCCTGGATTTCTTCGTCAAGGACATCGCTAGCGGAGACCCGCGCGACAAGCAGGAGCGTTTCTACGCGGCGCAGCTCGACCTGGCCGTGGAGTTCGGGTTGCCGGTGTTGCTGCACGTCCGTCGTTCGCAGGACATCGTACTCAAGCATCTGCGCCGACATCCCAACCTGCGCGGCGGGATCGCGCATGCGTTCAACGGCAGCGAGCAGCAGGCGCAGGGGTTCATCGACCAGGGCTTCGCGCTGGGCATCGGCGGGGCCATGACCTTTCCTCGTGCCTTGCAGATCAGGCGCCACGCCCAGCACCTGGGGCTGGAGCATCTGGTGCTGGAAACCGATGCGCCGGATATTCCGCCCGCATGGCTGCATGAGCCGGACAGGCGCAATACCCCCGGGCAGGTCGCGGGGGTGGCGCAGGCCTTGGCGGAATTGCGCGGCACGAATGCGGCGGCGGTGGCTGCCGGGACCGCCGCCACCGCCTTGCGGGTGTTGCCCCGCCTGGTGCCGGTTGTCGGCTGA
- the lolD gene encoding lipoprotein-releasing ABC transporter ATP-binding protein LolD — MTEYALHAENLTKVYDEGPARIDVLRDVSVSIRRGEMLAIVGASGSGKSTLLHILGLLDVPTHGSVTVDGVNATGLAESAKSTLRNRSLGFVYQFHHLLAEFSALDNVAMPLIVRRLDRQSARKEAQAVLEQVGLAARAQHFPSQLSGGERQRVALARALVTRPVCVLADEPTGNLDRNTAHSMFELLTRVNKESGTAFAIVTHDRELAGRADRQLAMEQGRLV; from the coding sequence ATGACTGAGTACGCGCTGCATGCGGAGAACCTTACCAAGGTATACGACGAGGGCCCCGCGCGCATCGATGTGCTGCGCGACGTCAGCGTTTCGATCCGGCGCGGCGAAATGCTGGCCATCGTCGGGGCGTCGGGATCGGGCAAGAGCACGCTGCTGCACATTCTGGGGCTGCTCGATGTGCCCACGCACGGCTCGGTCACCGTGGACGGCGTGAATGCCACCGGACTGGCGGAAAGCGCCAAGAGTACGCTGCGCAATCGCAGCCTGGGCTTCGTGTACCAGTTTCATCACCTGCTGGCCGAATTCTCCGCCCTGGACAACGTGGCCATGCCGCTGATCGTGCGGCGACTCGACAGGCAAAGCGCGCGCAAAGAGGCGCAGGCGGTGCTCGAACAGGTCGGCCTGGCGGCGCGGGCGCAGCATTTCCCCAGCCAATTATCCGGCGGCGAACGCCAGCGGGTAGCACTGGCGCGCGCGCTGGTGACGCGCCCGGTATGCGTACTGGCCGACGAACCCACGGGCAATCTCGATCGCAACACCGCCCATAGCATGTTCGAATTGCTGACGCGGGTAAACAAGGAATCGGGTACGGCCTTTGCTATCGTCACGCACGACCGCGAACTGGCCGGACGCGCCGATAGGCAACTCGCCATGGAGCAGGGCCGTCTGGTGTAG
- a CDS encoding lipoprotein-releasing ABC transporter permease subunit, with protein MARIRRRRGRRDRFISFIAASSMAGIALGVAALIIVLSVMNGFQKDVRDRMLSVLPHIELYVPGGNPDHILAQWQALAKAAERNKEVRAAAPFVAAQGMLVRGEALRGVQVRGIDPQTEGHVSDIPRQMVEGKLDDLKPGSFGVVLGRDLASQLGVQVGDTVLLLAPQASISPAGFAPRMRQFTVVGVFSSGHYEYDSSLAFIDDEDAAKVFRDSGTAGVRLRIEDMQRAPQVAAQLSKELPPYIMASDWTRNNRTWFAAVQTEKRMMFLILALIVAVAAFNLLSSLVMAVKDKQSDIAILRTLGANPGEVARIFLVQGALIGIVGTLLGVLGGMLIAYNIETIVPFIEHLLGIHFLPRQIYFISELPSDPEMSDIVTVGLTSLVLSLLATLYPSWRASRLQPAQVLRHD; from the coding sequence ATGGCCCGTATCCGCCGGCGTCGCGGCCGTCGCGACAGGTTCATCTCCTTCATCGCCGCCAGCTCGATGGCCGGCATCGCCCTGGGCGTGGCCGCGCTCATCATCGTGCTTTCGGTGATGAACGGCTTCCAGAAGGATGTGCGCGATCGCATGTTGTCGGTGCTGCCTCACATCGAGCTGTACGTGCCGGGTGGCAACCCGGACCACATCCTGGCGCAATGGCAGGCGCTGGCGAAGGCGGCCGAGCGCAACAAGGAAGTGCGCGCGGCCGCGCCCTTCGTGGCTGCCCAAGGCATGCTGGTGCGGGGAGAGGCCCTGCGTGGCGTCCAGGTGCGGGGCATCGACCCGCAGACCGAGGGTCATGTATCGGATATCCCGCGGCAGATGGTGGAAGGCAAGCTCGACGACCTGAAGCCGGGCTCGTTCGGCGTGGTTCTGGGGCGCGACCTGGCATCGCAGTTGGGGGTACAGGTCGGCGACACCGTGTTGCTGCTCGCGCCGCAGGCCTCCATCAGCCCCGCCGGCTTCGCGCCCCGCATGCGCCAGTTCACCGTGGTCGGGGTGTTTTCCTCCGGACATTACGAATACGATTCGTCGCTGGCCTTCATCGACGACGAGGATGCCGCCAAGGTGTTCCGCGACAGCGGCACCGCCGGCGTGCGGCTGCGTATCGAGGATATGCAACGGGCGCCGCAGGTGGCGGCGCAGCTCTCCAAGGAATTGCCGCCGTATATCATGGCCAGCGACTGGACGCGCAACAACCGCACGTGGTTCGCGGCCGTGCAGACGGAGAAGCGCATGATGTTCCTGATCCTCGCGCTGATCGTCGCCGTCGCCGCCTTCAATCTGTTGTCGTCGCTGGTCATGGCGGTGAAGGACAAGCAATCGGATATCGCCATCCTGCGCACGCTGGGGGCCAACCCCGGCGAGGTCGCGCGCATCTTCCTGGTGCAGGGGGCGCTGATAGGCATCGTGGGGACCCTGCTGGGGGTCCTGGGCGGCATGCTGATCGCCTACAACATCGAGACCATCGTGCCGTTCATCGAACACCTGCTCGGCATCCATTTCCTGCCGCGCCAGATCTATTTCATCAGCGAACTGCCTTCGGATCCCGAGATGTCCGACATCGTGACGGTCGGCCTGACGTCCCTGGTGCTGTCGCTGCTGGCCACGCTGTATCCCAGCTGGCGCGCTTCGCGCCTGCAACCGGCCCAGGTGTTGCGACATGACTGA
- the recJ gene encoding single-stranded-DNA-specific exonuclease RecJ: MVSPRLTVRNGDPAACRALEAAGIHPLLARLWAARGVIHPDQTRLAWPAMLPPAHLTRADHAAAILADAIERRLRLLIVADYDCDGATACAVGLRALRAMGAVVDFLVPNRFETGYGLSPAVVDLACRHPAGKPDLIVTVDNGIASVDGVASANAAGIGVLITDHHLPGDRLPDALAIVNPNQPGCGFPSKNLAGVGVIFYLMLALRAELRRRGVYPPDGGPRLDALSDLVALGTVADVVKLDANNRLLVTQGLQRIRSGRMQAGLRALYAVAAREPRTASAFDLGFALGPRINAAGRLSDMSLGIACLTTDDEARALEIARELDAINRDRRSIEAAMREQAMAAMQEPEAATGATVCVYDDTWHQGVVGLVASRLKDQFWRPTLAFAPAGDDELRGSGRSIPDVHLRDALDLVSKRDPTLIRKFGGHAMAAGLTVGRTDFPRFAPAFEAAVRELTGRDNFEPVLETDGSLESGYANADVAGLLQQQVWGSGFAAPLFLDTFQIRAQRLLGDKHLKLTLERGYQRFDAIWFGQTRLLPDTVDVAYRLEQNLWNGRVSVQLVVEHAA; the protein is encoded by the coding sequence GTGGTCTCCCCCCGTCTGACCGTACGCAACGGCGATCCCGCCGCCTGCCGGGCGCTGGAAGCCGCCGGCATCCATCCCTTGCTGGCACGCCTGTGGGCCGCCCGCGGCGTCATCCATCCGGACCAGACCCGCCTGGCCTGGCCCGCAATGCTGCCCCCGGCCCACCTGACCCGCGCCGATCACGCCGCCGCCATCCTGGCGGACGCCATCGAGCGGCGGCTGCGCCTGCTTATCGTCGCCGACTATGACTGCGACGGCGCCACCGCCTGCGCCGTGGGGCTGCGCGCGCTGCGGGCCATGGGCGCCGTGGTCGACTTCCTGGTGCCCAACCGCTTCGAAACCGGCTACGGCCTGTCGCCGGCGGTGGTCGATCTGGCCTGCCGCCATCCGGCGGGCAAGCCGGATCTGATCGTCACGGTGGACAACGGCATTGCAAGCGTGGATGGCGTGGCCAGTGCCAACGCCGCCGGGATCGGCGTCCTGATCACCGACCACCATCTGCCCGGCGACCGGCTTCCGGATGCCCTGGCCATCGTCAACCCCAACCAGCCGGGATGCGGTTTCCCATCCAAGAACCTGGCGGGGGTCGGCGTCATCTTCTATCTAATGCTGGCCCTGCGCGCCGAACTGCGGCGGCGCGGCGTCTATCCGCCCGACGGCGGGCCGCGTCTTGACGCGCTGTCCGATCTGGTCGCCCTGGGCACCGTCGCGGACGTCGTCAAGCTCGATGCCAACAATCGCCTGCTGGTCACGCAAGGCCTGCAACGCATCCGCAGCGGGCGTATGCAGGCCGGCCTGCGCGCGCTGTACGCGGTGGCCGCGCGAGAGCCCCGCACCGCAAGCGCCTTCGACCTGGGCTTCGCGCTGGGCCCGCGCATCAACGCGGCCGGCCGCCTTTCGGACATGAGCCTGGGCATCGCCTGCCTGACCACCGACGACGAGGCGCGCGCGCTGGAAATCGCCCGCGAGCTGGACGCCATCAACCGCGATCGCCGCAGCATCGAAGCCGCCATGCGCGAACAGGCCATGGCCGCGATGCAGGAGCCGGAAGCAGCCACGGGCGCTACCGTCTGCGTCTACGACGATACGTGGCACCAGGGCGTAGTCGGCCTGGTCGCGTCGCGCCTGAAGGATCAGTTCTGGCGCCCCACCCTGGCGTTCGCGCCCGCGGGCGACGACGAGCTGCGGGGATCCGGACGGTCCATCCCGGACGTCCACTTGCGCGACGCGCTGGACCTGGTATCCAAGCGCGATCCGACGCTGATCCGCAAATTCGGCGGCCACGCCATGGCCGCGGGCCTGACCGTCGGCCGCACCGACTTTCCGCGCTTCGCGCCGGCCTTCGAGGCCGCCGTGCGCGAACTCACCGGCCGCGACAACTTCGAACCGGTCCTGGAAACCGACGGCTCGCTCGAATCCGGCTATGCCAACGCCGACGTCGCCGGATTGCTGCAACAACAGGTCTGGGGATCGGGTTTCGCCGCCCCGCTGTTCCTCGATACCTTCCAGATCCGTGCCCAACGCCTGCTCGGCGACAAGCATCTGAAGTTGACGCTGGAACGTGGCTATCAACGCTTCGACGCTATCTGGTTCGGCCAGACGCGCCTGCTGCCGGACACGGTGGACGTCGCCTACCGCCTGGAGCAGAATCTCTGGAACGGCCGCGTTTCGGTGCAATTGGTGGTCGAACACGCCGCGTAA
- a CDS encoding NUDIX domain-containing protein, protein MPKTSAGILMYRRSGPDLSVLLVHPGGPFWASRDTGAWTIPKGELDPGEEPLSAALREFTEELGSHPGGDPWLLGEIRQRAGKRVIAYALEGDFDVATLSSNRFEMEWPPRSGRMQAFPEVDRAAWMSLDQAAAKIIPSQQPLLDQLARLTRP, encoded by the coding sequence ATGCCGAAAACCAGTGCAGGAATCCTGATGTATCGCCGGTCCGGGCCCGATCTGTCCGTCCTGCTGGTGCATCCCGGCGGACCTTTCTGGGCCAGCCGGGACACCGGCGCATGGACGATACCCAAGGGAGAGCTCGACCCAGGCGAGGAACCCCTCTCGGCGGCGCTGCGCGAATTCACGGAAGAACTTGGCAGCCACCCCGGCGGAGACCCCTGGCTGCTCGGCGAAATCCGCCAGCGCGCCGGCAAGCGTGTCATCGCCTATGCCCTGGAAGGCGATTTCGACGTGGCGACGCTAAGCAGCAATAGATTCGAAATGGAATGGCCGCCCCGCAGCGGACGGATGCAGGCCTTTCCGGAAGTGGACCGGGCCGCCTGGATGTCCCTGGACCAGGCCGCCGCCAAAATCATTCCAAGCCAGCAGCCCCTGCTGGACCAGCTCGCGCGGCTGACCCGCCCGTAG
- a CDS encoding Hsp70 family protein translates to MIVGIDLGTTHSLVACWKDGAPHLIPNALGSVLTPSCISLDQDGTVLVGRAARERLQSHPDRSIAVFKRHMGGNKEFRLGSRSFRPEELSALVLRALKADAEAAMGQAVTEAVISVPAYFSDGQRKATRTAAQLAGLHVERLVNEPTAAALAYGLHQRGSESRFLVFDLGGGTFDVSILELFEGVMEVRATAGDNFLGGEDFSNEIVHWFLQASGLPDKARRDGHFMQHLAARAEALKCTLSTEPQAELAVHWQGRDYTATLSEDHYRRLCEPLLARLRLPLERALRDAGLRAGDVQEVVLAGGATRAPMIRNLVTRMFGRFPSAHFNPDEVVAMGAAVMAGMKARDESLREVVMTDVCPYSLGVEANRDLPSGEKAHGQFIPIIERNTVVPVSRVHGFAPERDGQQVLELRIFQGESRLARDNIEIGKLSVPLEGGPRGDGAVEVRFTYDVNGLLEVEVTRLKTQQVYRLVIRNNDTDLTEQQIEARFQALAELKVHPRDKLENRTLIAEAERIHEFLRGASRERMAAEIGEFEAVLAHQHERSIVSARERLRDAIEYFERAGVFEGGTEPS, encoded by the coding sequence ATGATAGTCGGTATCGATCTGGGCACCACCCACAGCCTGGTCGCCTGCTGGAAGGACGGCGCGCCGCATCTCATTCCGAACGCCCTGGGCAGCGTCCTCACGCCATCCTGCATCAGCCTGGACCAGGACGGAACCGTCCTGGTCGGCCGCGCGGCACGCGAGCGCCTGCAAAGCCATCCCGACCGCAGCATCGCCGTGTTCAAGCGGCATATGGGCGGCAATAAGGAGTTCAGGCTGGGCTCCCGCTCCTTCCGGCCGGAGGAACTGTCCGCCCTGGTGCTGCGCGCCTTGAAAGCAGACGCGGAAGCCGCGATGGGCCAGGCGGTGACGGAAGCCGTGATATCGGTGCCCGCGTACTTTTCCGATGGGCAGCGCAAGGCGACCCGCACGGCGGCACAGCTCGCCGGCCTGCATGTGGAACGCCTCGTCAACGAGCCTACCGCGGCCGCGCTGGCCTATGGGCTGCATCAACGGGGCAGCGAATCGCGATTCCTCGTGTTCGATCTGGGCGGTGGCACCTTCGATGTCTCCATCCTCGAATTGTTTGAGGGTGTCATGGAGGTCCGTGCCACCGCCGGCGACAATTTTCTCGGAGGCGAGGACTTCTCCAACGAAATCGTCCATTGGTTCCTGCAAGCCAGCGGCCTGCCCGACAAGGCCCGGCGCGACGGGCATTTCATGCAGCATCTGGCGGCACGGGCAGAGGCGCTCAAATGCACGTTAAGCACCGAGCCGCAAGCCGAACTCGCCGTGCATTGGCAAGGACGGGACTACACGGCCACGCTTTCCGAGGACCACTATCGACGCCTTTGCGAACCGCTGCTGGCCCGGCTGCGCCTGCCGCTGGAACGCGCCCTGCGCGATGCGGGCTTGCGCGCGGGTGACGTGCAGGAAGTGGTCCTTGCCGGAGGCGCGACCCGCGCTCCCATGATCCGCAATCTGGTGACGCGCATGTTCGGCCGTTTCCCATCCGCGCACTTCAATCCGGACGAAGTTGTCGCCATGGGAGCGGCCGTCATGGCCGGCATGAAGGCACGCGATGAGAGCCTGCGCGAAGTCGTCATGACCGATGTTTGCCCGTACTCCCTGGGCGTGGAGGCCAATCGGGACTTGCCCAGCGGCGAGAAGGCCCACGGGCAGTTCATTCCGATCATTGAACGCAATACCGTCGTGCCGGTCAGCCGGGTGCATGGTTTCGCGCCGGAACGGGATGGCCAGCAGGTCCTGGAACTGCGGATTTTCCAGGGCGAGTCGCGGCTGGCCCGGGACAATATCGAAATCGGCAAGTTGTCCGTGCCGCTCGAAGGAGGCCCGCGCGGGGATGGCGCGGTCGAAGTCCGCTTTACCTATGACGTAAACGGTCTGTTGGAAGTCGAAGTGACTCGTCTGAAGACGCAGCAGGTCTACCGTCTGGTGATCCGCAACAACGATACCGACCTGACCGAACAGCAAATCGAAGCGCGTTTCCAGGCCCTGGCCGAATTGAAAGTACATCCGCGCGACAAACTGGAGAACCGCACCCTGATTGCGGAAGCGGAACGCATCCATGAGTTCCTGCGCGGCGCCAGCCGCGAGCGCATGGCCGCCGAAATCGGCGAGTTCGAGGCGGTGCTCGCACACCAGCACGAACGCTCGATCGTGTCCGCGCGCGAACGCCTGCGGGACGCCATCGAATACTTCGAGCGCGCCGGGGTCTTCGAGGGCGGCACCGAACCGTCTTGA
- a CDS encoding energy transducer TonB, with protein sequence MFDVLGIVPTSDTRAIRRAYAAALKQIDQQSQRDAFEQLRAAYEWALKWAERHSATPASPADGKDAGADTILPSPAANAPPAPVVPPETGDTRPFADDATDLPAHASGTRPPPIDFSLRSPMQSMALRQAAAEESRNALRRRAKAIDHWVAELMRAPARDIPEQWRRAMADPDLQHLEATGAFSDALLRALAANPEGKMSLYREAAERFDWAQIGPGDDNKPERQWLQQVIHEGGILRRQTPRVHKAHERAIAEMLRSPEPSRRKARKFGPHVQTMCVRMQSWLTLQVPRGVQRSWQRVIAETPRYGFWGSMRRRLAWAWMLLVACNLVYHLFTQEDTRGSSRPRGGPNPSHAVSSVLAPYKEQPNLAFSKKEPIAPDGRQPPEPSFDGSAAAVTGLAHYTIDIPGDHGKPPGRLSLTFPFPAYPPIARRLQEEGEVHVRVLINHEKKLIATLARSSGHADLDQAALQAARGIRVTGDAPPPTGISAVIPFAFNLRR encoded by the coding sequence ATGTTCGATGTGCTGGGCATCGTCCCGACCTCCGACACGCGAGCCATCCGTCGCGCGTATGCCGCCGCCCTTAAACAGATCGACCAGCAAAGCCAACGCGACGCGTTCGAACAGCTGCGTGCCGCCTACGAATGGGCGCTGAAGTGGGCGGAAAGGCATTCCGCGACGCCCGCCAGTCCCGCGGACGGAAAGGACGCGGGTGCCGACACAATACTCCCGTCGCCCGCGGCAAACGCGCCGCCGGCCCCGGTCGTTCCCCCCGAGACAGGCGATACCCGGCCATTCGCTGACGACGCCACGGACCTCCCCGCGCACGCGTCGGGAACGCGCCCCCCGCCCATCGACTTTTCCTTGCGGTCGCCCATGCAGTCCATGGCGCTACGCCAGGCCGCCGCGGAAGAAAGCCGCAATGCCCTGCGCCGGCGGGCGAAGGCGATCGACCACTGGGTCGCCGAATTGATGCGCGCGCCCGCGCGGGACATTCCGGAACAATGGCGGCGCGCCATGGCCGACCCGGATTTACAGCATTTGGAAGCGACGGGGGCGTTCTCGGATGCATTGCTGCGGGCCCTGGCGGCGAATCCGGAGGGCAAAATGAGCCTGTACCGGGAGGCCGCGGAACGCTTCGATTGGGCCCAGATCGGGCCGGGTGACGACAACAAGCCAGAGCGGCAATGGCTGCAGCAGGTCATCCACGAAGGCGGCATCCTGCGCCGGCAAACCCCACGCGTGCACAAGGCCCATGAACGCGCGATCGCCGAGATGCTGCGCAGCCCGGAGCCGAGTCGCCGCAAGGCGCGCAAGTTTGGACCGCACGTACAGACGATGTGCGTTCGCATGCAATCCTGGCTGACGCTCCAGGTGCCGCGAGGCGTACAGCGCAGTTGGCAACGGGTGATCGCCGAGACGCCACGCTACGGATTCTGGGGATCCATGCGAAGGCGGTTGGCATGGGCCTGGATGCTGCTCGTCGCCTGCAACCTCGTCTATCACTTGTTCACGCAGGAGGACACGCGCGGCAGCTCGCGTCCGCGCGGTGGACCGAACCCCAGCCATGCCGTCTCGTCGGTACTTGCCCCCTACAAGGAACAGCCCAATCTCGCATTCAGTAAAAAGGAACCTATCGCACCCGATGGCAGGCAGCCGCCGGAGCCCTCCTTCGATGGGTCGGCCGCCGCAGTCACAGGTCTCGCACACTACACGATCGACATCCCGGGCGACCATGGAAAACCGCCTGGCCGCCTGTCGCTTACCTTTCCCTTCCCCGCATATCCACCCATCGCTCGTCGCCTGCAAGAGGAAGGGGAAGTGCACGTCCGCGTGCTGATCAACCACGAGAAAAAGCTGATCGCCACCTTGGCGCGGTCATCCGGCCACGCCGACCTGGACCAGGCGGCGCTGCAGGCGGCGCGCGGCATACGCGTAACCGGGGATGCGCCGCCGCCGACGGGGATCAGCGCAGTGATACCGTTCGCATTCAACCTGCGGCGCTAG
- a CDS encoding MFS transporter gives METVINPGASALPASAEDPLYRKVTLRIVPFLVLCYVVAYLDRVNVGFAKLQMLQDLQFSDTVYGLGAGIFFLGYFIFEVPSNIILHRVGARRWIARIMITWGIISSAMIFVTTPGMFYLLRFLLGLAEAGFFPGIILYLTYWFPHARRGRITTFFMTAVPLSGLIGGPISGWIMHTFHGDHGMAGWQWLFILEGIPSVIIGLIVLVFLDDRVSQAKWLTESERATLARNIEAEEKEKQDPPIREAMTKPRVWAMASIYFSFVMGLYGVGFWMPTLVRNTGVQDPLTIGLLTAVPNLFAVIGMVLISRSSDRKHERRWHLAVPSLIGAAGLVFSALYAGNTWIAIAALTVANVGICTVLPLFWSLPTAVLGGTAAAAGIALINSVSNLAGFISPYLVGWLKDTTGSTNSGIYVLAACLCVGALVALAQPAKLVNR, from the coding sequence ATGGAAACGGTCATCAACCCCGGTGCTTCGGCACTACCCGCCAGCGCGGAAGACCCGCTTTACCGCAAGGTGACGCTGCGCATCGTGCCTTTTCTGGTGCTTTGCTACGTGGTCGCGTACCTGGATCGCGTGAACGTCGGCTTCGCAAAGCTGCAGATGCTGCAGGATCTGCAGTTCAGCGACACCGTCTACGGATTGGGCGCGGGGATTTTCTTCCTGGGCTATTTCATTTTCGAAGTGCCCAGCAACATCATCCTGCATCGCGTCGGCGCGCGCCGTTGGATCGCGCGCATCATGATCACCTGGGGCATCATCTCGTCGGCCATGATTTTCGTGACCACGCCCGGCATGTTCTACCTGCTGCGGTTCCTGCTGGGCCTGGCCGAGGCCGGCTTCTTCCCCGGCATTATCCTGTACCTGACGTACTGGTTTCCGCACGCGCGCCGCGGCCGGATCACCACGTTCTTCATGACCGCCGTGCCCTTGTCCGGCCTGATCGGCGGCCCGATTTCGGGTTGGATCATGCATACCTTCCATGGCGACCACGGCATGGCCGGCTGGCAGTGGCTGTTCATCCTGGAAGGCATCCCGTCGGTGATCATCGGCCTGATCGTGCTGGTGTTCCTGGACGACCGTGTCAGCCAGGCGAAATGGCTGACCGAAAGCGAACGCGCGACGCTGGCACGCAACATCGAGGCCGAGGAAAAAGAGAAGCAGGATCCGCCCATCCGCGAGGCCATGACCAAGCCGCGCGTCTGGGCCATGGCAAGCATCTATTTTTCCTTCGTGATGGGCTTGTACGGGGTCGGCTTCTGGATGCCTACGCTGGTTCGCAATACCGGCGTGCAGGATCCGTTGACCATAGGCTTGCTGACGGCAGTGCCGAACCTGTTCGCGGTGATCGGCATGGTCCTGATTTCACGCAGTTCGGACCGCAAGCATGAGCGCCGCTGGCATCTGGCGGTGCCGTCCCTGATCGGCGCGGCGGGGCTGGTGTTCTCCGCCTTGTACGCGGGCAATACCTGGATCGCGATCGCCGCGCTGACGGTTGCCAATGTGGGGATCTGCACGGTGCTGCCCCTGTTCTGGAGCCTGCCGACCGCCGTGCTGGGCGGTACGGCTGCCGCCGCCGGTATCGCGCTGATCAATTCCGTCAGCAATCTGGCCGGCTTTATCAGCCCGTATCTGGTGGGCTGGCTGAAGGACACGACGGGTTCGACCAATAGCGGCATCTATGTGCTCGCGGCATGCCTCTGCGTGGGCGCGCTGGTGGCATTGGCGCAGCCCGCCAAGCTGGTGAATCGTTAA